Part of the Spiroplasma endosymbiont of Poecilobothrus nobilitatus genome is shown below.
AAATTGTTTTGCATATTCATATATTTCTTTCTTTGTCATTAACTCTAATGGTTTATTGGCAACACCACGCTTTCTAGTTCCGCTTTTTATTTGTGTTCCATGACCTCATTCTAAACTTTCTTCACCCTTTGCATTATATGTTTTAATTCATAAATAAATAGTATGTCATGAAACATTATATTCCTTTGAAAGTAATTTTACAGGTTTTCCACTTTTGTATAAATTAATAATATTTAGTTTAAATTCTTTGTTGTTTTGTTTTTTCATATAAAAAACATCTCCTTAATAAATTAATAAAGTTTTAACATAATTTTCTATTTTTTATGTCTACTTTATTTTAGATGTTCATACTAACTATTGTTTTTTATGATATAATAAATGTGAATGTTTATAATTATATAGAATAGAGGATATAGTTGAATGGCAGTTAGCGATCGTAAAATTGTAAAAAAACATGGGAAAATAGCAGATAAAATTATGGCGTTAGATGAAACAATGCGAGGATTGTCTGATGATGCATTAAAAGAAAAGACAAATGAATTTAAAACGAAGTTAGCAGAAGGTGCTACATTAGATGATATTTTAGTTGAAGCATTTGCTGTTGCCCGTGAAGCATCTCGTCGAATTTTAGGATTACATGCTTATCGTGTCCAACTAATTGGGGGCATTGTTCTTCATGAGGGTGATGTGGCTGAAATGAAAACAGGGGAAGGAAAAACTTTAACTGCTTTAATGCCAACATATTTGAATGGTTTAACTGGTAAGGGTGTTCATGTTATTACTGTTAATGAATATTTATCAAGACGGGATTCAGAAATTAATGGTCAAGTTTTTAGTTTTTTAGGTTTAACAGTTGGTTTAAATTCTCGTGATATTACTAAAGATGCAAAAAGAGAAGCCTATAGTTGTGATATTACTTATACTACTAATGCTGAATTAGGATTTGATTATTTACGAGATAATATGGTAAAAGTTTACAGTGAGAAAGTCCAACGAGGATTAAATTATGTCATTATTGATGAGGCTGACTCAATTTTAATTGATGAATCAAGAACACCATTAATTATTTCGGGGGGGCGCCAAAACCGAACACCGCAATATCAAGCAGCTGATCATTTTGCAAAGTCATTATCACGAGAGAATGATCTTGAAATTGATTTAGAAACAAAACAAGTTTATTTAACTCCAGAAGGAATTACTAAAGCAGAAAAAATATTTTCAATTAATTCTTTATTTGATATTAAAAATACTGAATTATACCATCTAATCTTAAATGCTTTAAAAGCTAATTTTGTTTTTAAAAATGGTGTTGAATATGTTGTTCAAAATAATGAAATTATTTTAATTGATCAGTTTACTGGCCGTTTAATGCTGGGACGTGCTTATAGTGATGGTTTGCAACAATCATTACAAGCAAAGGAACGTGTTAATATTGAAGAAGAAACAGTGACAATGGCAACAATTACTTACCAAAACTTTTTCCGATTATATAATAAATTAAGTGGGATGAGTGGTACTGCAAAAACAGAGGAAGAAGAATTCATTAAAATTTATAATATGCGTGTAATTCAAGTTCCAACTAATCGACCATTAATTCGCCGTGATGAAGATGATTATATGTTTGCAAATCGTGATGCAAAAATGAAAGCGATGATGAAAGAAATTATTGCCTTGCATGAAAAGGGACAACCAATTTTAATTGGAACAACTTCAGTTGATTCATCAGAAATTGTGTCGCATTATTTACGAAATGCTAAATTAAAATTTGAAATGTTAAATGCGAAAAATCATGTTCGTGAAGCAGACATTATTGCAAAAGCTGGTGAAAAAGGAGCTATTACTTTAGCAACAAATATGGCTGGTCGGGGAACAGACATTAAATTAGGTGATGGCGTTAAAGAAATTGGAGGATTAGCTGTTTTTGGTGTTGAACGAAACGAAGCGCGCCGAATTGATAACCAGTTACGAGGGCGAGCAGGACGACAAGGAAATCCTGGTTTTTCACGGTTTTATGTTGCTATGGATGATGAATTAATGATGCGCTTTGGTGGTGAACGCCTACGCCGAATTTTTGCTCGGTTAGGTTCGGATTTTATTCAATCACGAATGCTAACAAGAGCAATTTCTAATGCACAAAAAAAAGTTGAGGGAATGAATTTTGATCAACGAAAACATATTTTAGATTATGATAATGTTTTAGCACAACATCGTGAAGCAATGTATGCGCGGCGTGATCAAATTTTAACAGCAACTGATTTAAAACCAATTATTAAAAAAATTCAATATTCGGCAGCTTATGATTTAACAAAAATGTTTGGTAATGAATCGCATGGGGAATGATTTATTCATTATGATGACTTAATTAAGGGGATTAGTGATAAAGTTGTTGCAGCTAATGTGTTAGATAAAGCAGCCATGGAAAAAATGAAGCGGAAAGAAGTTGCTAAATATGTGGCAACAAAAATGAATAAATTTTATTTAGCGCGAACAGAAGATGTTCCTGCTGATGTTATTAATCAAATTGAACGGAGCGCAATTATTACTTCGTTTGATGATTATTGAACAAAACATATTGATCAAGCAAGTAAATTACGAAGTGGAATTTACTTACGAAGTTATGCTCAAACAAATCCATTACACGCTTATGTTGAAGAAGCTGCAAAATTATTTGAGCATATGCAATTATCAATTGCACATGAAGTTGTAATTAAATTAGCAAATGTTGTTATTCGCAAAATTGATGGTGACATTAAAGTTGAGCCGTTTCATGATTCAGAACAAGAAATTCGAGAATTTAAACAAAAAGGTTAATTAATAAACCACTATGCTAAAGTAGTGGTTTTTTCTGTATTATTAAATTAGAATGGGGGATAAAGATGAGCTTTGCGTTGGAAGCAAAAGAGGAAATTGTTAGAAAAGAATTTGACCAAATGTGTCAGAAAGCTTTTTTGACTGGTTTTGTTAAATATAATATGACATTAAATATTAGTAATCATTTTTTTAACTTTGAAGTAACCTCAATTAGTAATCTAATTATTCGAACAATTTATACGTTTTTAAAAAATTTATATCAAGTTAAAATTGACATCATTATTGTTCAAGGTACAAAATTAAAAAATAACAAAACCTTCAGTTTACGTATTAAAGAAGGAGCTACTGAAATATTAAAAGACTTACAAATTTTTTATGCAGAAACTAATCAAAAAATTGTTGCTATCCCATCGGAATGAAATGAACGACAACAACGCGCTTATATTGCAGGCATTTTTATTGCTTGTGGTAGTGTTAATTCACCAGAAACAAGTAATTATCATTTAGAAGTTCAGTTTAATGATGAAGTTTCAGCACAATATTTTCAAAAATTATTGTATAAATTTCATTTTCCATTTAAGATAATTGTCCGTCATGATCGTTATGTTTGTTATTTAAAAAAATCAATTTTAGTTTCAGATTTCTTGAAATTAATTGATGCAATTAATAGTGTTCTCGCTTTTGAAAATACTCGTATTTCAAGGGATATGGTTAATAGTATTAATCGTTTAAATAATATTGAAATTTCAAATCAACAAAAAGCAATTAAAGCTGGTGAAGAACAGGTTGCAATGATTAATTATTTACTTGAACATGATTTGTTTGATGAACTAAATGAAAATACTAAAAAAGTAGCTTTATTACGAATTGCTTATCCCGATGCATCGTTGCAAGATTTGTCAGCATTATTAGAAAATGAAAGTAGTATTGAAATTTCAAAATCGGGAGTAAACCACTTATTTCGTGAAATTAAGAAAAAATATTATGAAAATATAAAATAATTTATGTTATAATTCATTTATTATTTTTTATTAAAAATAGGTCATTAAAAATGGAGGAAAAACTAATGGGAAAGCCTAAAAATAACGTTAAATTTTTTGAATTTTTAACTGTTTTTTCAACAGCGATTGGAATTACAATTGGAATTGGAATTTATTTAAAAAATGATACTTCAGAAGGACATCTTTTATACTTTACTCAAAATCCTTATTTATCAATTGGATTATGGGTTTTAGTTGGGATTTTAGGAATGGCAATGATTATGGTCTTTATTGAAGTTACATCAGTAAAAACTAAAAGTGGACATGGGACATTACCATCATGAGCTAATATTTTAATTGGTCGGCAAGTTGGTAGTTTAATAGCATTATTTTATATCTTTTTTTATTTCCCAATTTTATTGGGTATTTTCCCAATTTTTAGTATTAATGCAATGTTTGATGCACTAGAAGTGCAAAACATTAGTAAGGTAACACAACATATAATTGCGATTACTGTTGGTATTGTTATTTTAATTTTGTTTTACTTAATAAATATTTTTTTCCGAAATGTTGGTAAATGAGTTCAAACAATTGGAACATTTATTAAATTTATTCCTTTACTAGTTAGTATAGTTATAGGCTTTGTTGCTCCAATTGAAAATAATGTTTTTGATAAGTATAGGGAATTAAAGTTTGGTAACTTCTTTATGGGAATTTTACCAGTATTATTTTCATTTGATGGTTTTATTTATGCTGCAGGATTACAAAAAGAAGTTTCTAACAAAAATGTTGTCCCAAAAGCATTATTTGCTGCAATGTTATTTATTACTATTTTTTATATTTTAGAAGTTATTTCTTTATTTTTAGGAACAAATGATGGTAGTTTTTTTACTTTATTTAAAAATCTACTTGGTGGTCCAATTGCAAAAGTCTTAATGTGATTTATTATGTTAACAGCATTAATGAGCATTAATGGTTTAACCTTTGTAGCTCCTTCATTTGGACATACAATGCAAGAAGAAAATCTTGTTTATATTGGAAAGAAAGAATTAAGTTATCAACAAATTGGTTTGATTCAAATGGCAATTACTGTTTTTTTCAATTTAATATTAATGGGACTTAGTCTTGGCTTTGTGGGCGAGCCAATGTATTTATTAGATCTTTCTTCTAATGCCGTTAGTTTTACTGCTTTTCTGTGTTATATTAGTTTAATTATTGCTGTTTGTGTTAATCGTTATACAAAGCGAGTAGAAGTAGCAAAAGTAAAAGGAATGTATTATTATGCTGGTTTTTCTATTTTCTTGCTAATAGGTTCAAAAGGTTATATTATGTATAATTTCTTTGCTTATAGTAGTAATCATAAAACTTTATATATTTTATTAATTATTATTGGGGGAACATTAGTAATATGAGGTATTAATGAATTATTATTATGGCATAAAGCAACACCAGCTGCTGGTGAAGTAAAAATAAAAACCCCATTGATTAATAATGTTAATCAATAGGATTATAAGTAAGAATTTTATCAAGTTCATCAAACTGATGAACTTTTTTTCATCCGCCAAGAAGAATATAAACTTTAAAATTATGTTTTTTAATAAACGGTATAAATCTAAATGAGAATGGCCAGCACTTGAAACAAAAAGAATTTTTTTATTTTTAGTTACTTTTTCAAATAAATTAAACGAAAAAGATGATGAGGAATATTAATACTATTAATAATATGACTTTCAATTCATTCTTCTTTCGGACGAATATCAATAATTAACCATTTATCTGAATTATTAATTTTTTGTAGTCTTTTAATTAATTTAGTATTGTATTTCATTTCAAATGCTGATAAAAACATCTTTTCACCTCTATGAAAACATTATAACATTAAGAAAGTTAATATTTTATTTTAATTTTGTAGAAAACTCTTGATTAAATAAAAAAAATCATCAATATGATAACTTTAAAAGAAAATTATATAAACTTTTAATATTGTTATTTAACTTTTTTATACGCTAAAATATAATATCGATGATTGTTGGTTTGGCGTTAAACCTTTATGCTGGTATTTTCATTTTCAGAGATTTAAATAATTTTTAATGTTCGTGAAACCTAAGCCATGATAATGAATTAAGGATTATTTAAGATTTGATTGTAATTTACTAATTTTATTTAACTTCCGATAACTAGCATCAGGATTTGTACTAGTTTTAGTTGCTAATAAAATAGAATTTGTTTGTTTTGCTACTAATAAATATAATGGTTGCATGTCAGAAATAATAATTGAATTTTCTTTGATTAATTGTTTATTAATATTTTCAATAATTCACTGTTTTTGTAATCGTTTTGTGTTGGTTGATTTAACATAAATATTATTATTGCTATCAACAGCCATTTGAATACAACATTTAGTGTTGGTTGAAAATTAATAAAGATGAATTTTTCTTTTATCAAATTTATCTTTAAAATTACCTTTGTGGATTTCTTTAATAAATGTTTCATCGATTTGAATTTGGCCATTTAACGTTTTAAATTTTAATTGGGTGTTTTCTAATTGTTTTGATTTCATTATTTTTTGGCGATTATATCAAGCGGTTTTCGGTGATGTTTTAATAAAGTGGGAAATCATTTTACTAGATTGGCCTAATAATGAAATTTGAATCAATAAATTTCACTGTTCATAATTTAAATGACTTCAATACGTAAAATGATCACGAAAAGCATCAAAACTAGCACGACATTTTTTGCATAAATATTTTTGTTTTCCTTCAGGATTATGACCATTTTTAACACAATAAAAAGATTGACAATTAGGACATTTAATACCTTTATCCCTAAATTTTTGATCAATTTCATTTAAGCGTTTTTGTTTTTTAATTAATTCTGCTTCTTTTTTGACTTTTTCATGAAATTATAAAAATTGATCATCTGTTAAACTATTTATTAATTCTTCAATTATTTTTTCCATTAATTATTCACCTCTTATATTAAAAATATACCTAATTTTAGGT
Proteins encoded:
- the secA gene encoding preprotein translocase subunit SecA, whose amino-acid sequence is MAVSDRKIVKKHGKIADKIMALDETMRGLSDDALKEKTNEFKTKLAEGATLDDILVEAFAVAREASRRILGLHAYRVQLIGGIVLHEGDVAEMKTGEGKTLTALMPTYLNGLTGKGVHVITVNEYLSRRDSEINGQVFSFLGLTVGLNSRDITKDAKREAYSCDITYTTNAELGFDYLRDNMVKVYSEKVQRGLNYVIIDEADSILIDESRTPLIISGGRQNRTPQYQAADHFAKSLSRENDLEIDLETKQVYLTPEGITKAEKIFSINSLFDIKNTELYHLILNALKANFVFKNGVEYVVQNNEIILIDQFTGRLMLGRAYSDGLQQSLQAKERVNIEEETVTMATITYQNFFRLYNKLSGMSGTAKTEEEEFIKIYNMRVIQVPTNRPLIRRDEDDYMFANRDAKMKAMMKEIIALHEKGQPILIGTTSVDSSEIVSHYLRNAKLKFEMLNAKNHVREADIIAKAGEKGAITLATNMAGRGTDIKLGDGVKEIGGLAVFGVERNEARRIDNQLRGRAGRQGNPGFSRFYVAMDDELMMRFGGERLRRIFARLGSDFIQSRMLTRAISNAQKKVEGMNFDQRKHILDYDNVLAQHREAMYARRDQILTATDLKPIIKKIQYSAAYDLTKMFGNESHGEWFIHYDDLIKGISDKVVAANVLDKAAMEKMKRKEVAKYVATKMNKFYLARTEDVPADVINQIERSAIITSFDDYWTKHIDQASKLRSGIYLRSYAQTNPLHAYVEEAAKLFEHMQLSIAHEVVIKLANVVIRKIDGDIKVEPFHDSEQEIREFKQKG
- the whiA gene encoding DNA-binding protein WhiA; protein product: MSFALEAKEEIVRKEFDQMCQKAFLTGFVKYNMTLNISNHFFNFEVTSISNLIIRTIYTFLKNLYQVKIDIIIVQGTKLKNNKTFSLRIKEGATEILKDLQIFYAETNQKIVAIPSEWNERQQRAYIAGIFIACGSVNSPETSNYHLEVQFNDEVSAQYFQKLLYKFHFPFKIIVRHDRYVCYLKKSILVSDFLKLIDAINSVLAFENTRISRDMVNSINRLNNIEISNQQKAIKAGEEQVAMINYLLEHDLFDELNENTKKVALLRIAYPDASLQDLSALLENESSIEISKSGVNHLFREIKKKYYENIK
- a CDS encoding APC family permease, whose protein sequence is MGKPKNNVKFFEFLTVFSTAIGITIGIGIYLKNDTSEGHLLYFTQNPYLSIGLWVLVGILGMAMIMVFIEVTSVKTKSGHGTLPSWANILIGRQVGSLIALFYIFFYFPILLGIFPIFSINAMFDALEVQNISKVTQHIIAITVGIVILILFYLINIFFRNVGKWVQTIGTFIKFIPLLVSIVIGFVAPIENNVFDKYRELKFGNFFMGILPVLFSFDGFIYAAGLQKEVSNKNVVPKALFAAMLFITIFYILEVISLFLGTNDGSFFTLFKNLLGGPIAKVLMWFIMLTALMSINGLTFVAPSFGHTMQEENLVYIGKKELSYQQIGLIQMAITVFFNLILMGLSLGFVGEPMYLLDLSSNAVSFTAFLCYISLIIAVCVNRYTKRVEVAKVKGMYYYAGFSIFLLIGSKGYIMYNFFAYSSNHKTLYILLIIIGGTLVIWGINELLLWHKATPAAGEVKIKTPLINNVNQ
- a CDS encoding rhodanese-like domain-containing protein is translated as MFLSAFEMKYNTKLIKRLQKINNSDKWLIIDIRPKEEWIESHIINSINIPHHLFRLIYLKK